In Halanaeroarchaeum sp. HSR-CO, one DNA window encodes the following:
- a CDS encoding DUF1684 domain-containing protein yields MPSDYVARMREEREQKEQYFGNNPRSPIPPEEREDFEGLAYFPVDEDLRFELPLHEHDDKEELIVETTTGSQREYLRWGEFRFEIDGEAVTLQAYKADPHEEYLWVPFRDDTNSEETYGAGRYLDLHYGEDQVDDRWILDFNEAYNPTCAYNEAYECPLIPTENWLDVRIEAGEKAYPGETQGYEH; encoded by the coding sequence ATGCCCAGTGACTACGTAGCGCGGATGCGTGAGGAGCGCGAGCAAAAAGAGCAGTACTTCGGAAACAACCCGCGGTCGCCGATTCCGCCCGAAGAGCGCGAGGACTTCGAGGGGCTGGCGTACTTCCCCGTCGACGAGGACCTGCGTTTCGAACTCCCGCTACACGAACACGACGACAAAGAGGAACTGATCGTCGAGACCACGACGGGGAGCCAGCGAGAGTACTTGCGATGGGGCGAGTTCCGCTTCGAAATCGATGGCGAGGCAGTCACGCTCCAGGCGTACAAGGCCGACCCTCACGAGGAGTATCTCTGGGTGCCGTTCCGGGATGACACCAACAGCGAGGAGACCTACGGTGCGGGGCGGTACCTCGACCTCCACTACGGCGAGGACCAGGTCGACGACCGATGGATCCTCGACTTCAACGAGGCGTACAACCCGACCTGTGCGTACAACGAGGCCTACGAGTGCCCCCTCATCCCGACGGAGAACTGGCTCGACGTCCGCATCGAGGCCGGTGAGAAGGCGTATCCCGGCGAGACGCAGGGCTACGAACACTGA
- the carA gene encoding glutamine-hydrolyzing carbamoyl-phosphate synthase small subunit, whose protein sequence is MTDAYIALETGDVVTARSRAPGEAYGELVFTTPYTGYEESLTDPSYEAQVLTFAYPLIGNYGVREDRFESDRVHPSAVVARELTDDVADWLTEEAVPAIDRIDTRDLVLDIRERGAMKCGIAAGPDATPADAKAQLEQCPHMSDVTDIGDRVSVDDAEFHPSGADDPLTTALIDCGTKKSIVDSLNERGADVHVFPHDATREDVDAVDPDLLFVSNGPGDPANFERTEELVVDSIDEVPIAGICLGQQIVARAAGGETEKMDFGHRGVNQPVLDVRTEKVVMTTQNHGYSVADPGELEVTQINVNDDTSEGLESADRDIITRQYHPEAHPGPHDTLGFFDDVLEMAEDGRHPSRAD, encoded by the coding sequence ATGACGGATGCCTACATTGCCCTGGAGACGGGTGACGTGGTGACCGCTCGCTCCCGGGCGCCCGGCGAGGCCTACGGCGAGCTGGTGTTCACCACTCCCTACACGGGCTACGAGGAGAGTCTGACCGATCCCTCCTACGAAGCGCAGGTGCTCACCTTCGCGTACCCCCTCATCGGGAACTACGGCGTCCGAGAGGATCGATTCGAGTCCGACCGCGTCCACCCATCCGCCGTCGTCGCTCGGGAACTCACCGACGACGTCGCCGACTGGCTGACCGAGGAGGCCGTTCCCGCCATCGATCGGATCGACACCCGCGACCTGGTACTCGACATCCGGGAACGGGGTGCGATGAAATGTGGCATCGCCGCCGGGCCGGATGCGACCCCGGCAGACGCGAAAGCGCAACTCGAGCAGTGTCCACACATGAGCGACGTCACGGACATCGGCGATCGGGTCTCCGTCGACGACGCCGAGTTCCACCCGAGTGGTGCCGACGACCCGCTGACCACGGCGCTCATCGACTGCGGCACGAAAAAGAGCATCGTCGACTCGCTCAACGAGCGCGGCGCGGACGTGCACGTCTTTCCCCACGACGCCACCCGGGAGGACGTCGACGCAGTGGACCCCGACCTCCTGTTCGTCTCGAACGGCCCGGGCGATCCGGCCAACTTCGAACGGACCGAGGAACTCGTCGTCGATTCGATAGACGAGGTGCCCATCGCGGGCATCTGCCTCGGCCAGCAGATCGTGGCTCGCGCGGCCGGTGGAGAGACCGAGAAGATGGACTTCGGCCATCGCGGGGTCAACCAGCCAGTGCTCGACGTGCGGACGGAGAAGGTCGTGATGACGACCCAGAACCACGGTTACAGCGTCGCCGACCCGGGCGAACTCGAGGTCACGCAGATCAACGTCAACGACGACACCTCCGAGGGCCTCGAGTCCGCAGATCGGGATATCATCACCCGCCAGTACCACCCCGAGGCGCATCCAGGGCCCCACGACACGCTCGGGTTCTTCGACGACGTCCTCGAAATGGCCGAGGACGGTCGCCATCCGTCCAGGGCAGATTGA